A genomic segment from Chitinophagaceae bacterium encodes:
- the porV gene encoding type IX secretion system outer membrane channel protein PorV produces the protein MKQSTLKLTALAMLLGGVMSANAQTADPINVVTTAVPFLRISPDARAGGMGDAGIATAPDANASFWNLGKTVFAKNTSSVALTYTPWLKDLGLNDVYLATMGGYYKLDDQQAISLGLRYFSLGSIQFTDASGTPLNSGRPREFSIDLGYSRKLSAKSGVGIALRYISSDLANGASSGGTTYKKGSSVAGDLHYFHNGAKANGAGFNWGVTLSNLGAKISYTNDANQKDYIPANFGLGGAYTKVFDQDNKLTFALDINKLLVPTPADISDSAGLADYRSKGVVGSWFSSFGDAPGGFSEELKELSYSLGAEYTYKDQFSFRAGYFYENPTKGNRKYFSVGAGLNYNVFGLNFAYLLPSGSGTNRNPLSNTLRFSLVFNVK, from the coding sequence ATGAAACAATCAACATTGAAACTAACTGCCTTAGCGATGTTACTTGGCGGAGTTATGAGCGCCAATGCACAAACTGCCGATCCGATAAATGTAGTAACCACTGCTGTTCCTTTCCTTAGGATTTCTCCCGATGCTCGTGCTGGTGGTATGGGTGATGCTGGTATTGCCACAGCGCCTGATGCCAATGCCTCTTTTTGGAATCTGGGAAAAACCGTATTTGCCAAAAACACTTCCAGCGTAGCGTTAACTTATACTCCATGGCTTAAAGATTTGGGCCTTAACGATGTATATTTAGCTACAATGGGTGGGTATTACAAATTAGACGACCAACAGGCAATTTCGCTTGGCTTACGTTATTTTAGCCTGGGTAGCATTCAGTTTACTGATGCATCTGGTACACCTTTAAACTCAGGAAGGCCACGGGAATTTTCTATTGACCTTGGCTATTCCAGGAAGTTGAGCGCAAAATCTGGTGTAGGTATTGCTTTACGCTATATCAGTTCAGACCTTGCTAATGGCGCTTCAAGTGGTGGAACTACTTATAAAAAAGGAAGTTCAGTAGCTGGTGACCTGCATTATTTTCATAATGGTGCCAAAGCAAATGGTGCCGGTTTTAACTGGGGCGTAACCTTAAGCAACCTTGGCGCTAAAATTTCTTATACCAACGATGCTAATCAAAAAGATTATATCCCTGCAAACTTTGGATTGGGCGGAGCTTATACAAAAGTGTTTGACCAAGACAATAAATTGACTTTTGCATTAGATATAAATAAACTATTGGTTCCCACTCCAGCTGATATTTCAGATTCTGCTGGACTGGCCGATTACCGTAGCAAAGGTGTTGTAGGTAGCTGGTTCAGCTCATTTGGAGATGCTCCGGGTGGATTTAGTGAAGAGCTGAAAGAACTTTCTTATTCTCTGGGTGCAGAATATACTTATAAAGACCAATTTAGCTTTAGAGCTGGTTATTTTTACGAAAACCCTACAAAAGGAAACCGTAAATATTTCTCTGTAGGTGCTGGTTTAAATTACAATGTATTTGGTTTGAACTTTGCTTACCTGTTGCCTTCTGGTTCAGGAACAAACCGCAACCCGCTTTCCAATACATTGCGTTTCAGCCTTGTATTTAACGTAAAATAA
- the dut gene encoding dUTP diphosphatase gives MVQIKMINRSGNELPAYETAGAAGMDVRANLPGPESLKPMERKLIPTGLFVEIPAGYEIQVRPRSGLAYKNGITCLNSPGTIDSDYRGEIKVILINLSNEIQVIHNNDRIAQMVLAKVETALLLQATVLNESERGAGGFGHTGK, from the coding sequence ATGGTTCAAATTAAAATGATCAACCGCTCAGGCAACGAATTGCCGGCATATGAAACAGCTGGCGCAGCCGGTATGGACGTAAGGGCAAATCTGCCGGGGCCTGAATCTTTGAAACCCATGGAAAGAAAATTAATTCCTACAGGTTTATTTGTGGAAATACCGGCAGGTTACGAAATACAGGTAAGGCCAAGAAGCGGGCTGGCTTATAAAAACGGTATTACCTGTTTAAACAGCCCGGGAACAATTGACAGCGATTACCGGGGAGAAATAAAAGTGATCCTCATTAATCTCAGCAACGAAATACAGGTCATACATAACAACGACCGTATTGCACAAATGGTGCTGGCCAAAGTAGAAACCGCATTACTATTGCAGGCAACAGTGTTAAATGAATCGGAAAGGGGCGCCGGCGGCTTTGGGCATACCGGAAAATAA
- a CDS encoding M20/M25/M40 family metallo-hydrolase: MKKKYFSIYLLFLFSAFYANAQNADSIMIRKIADEILMHSKAYENLEFLCKKIGSRLSGSVNASKAINATVAMLKAAGADTVYLQPCMVPHWVRGAKEVAYAILPGNKKYPLSVCAIGNTIATKPGAVSAEVVEVKSMEALHELGNTVKGKIVFFNFKMNPLYLETFRAYGEAGNGRRIGPAQAAKYGAVAAIVRSLASNIDDYPHTGTTQYNDSFPKIAAIAISTKDAEWLSNAIINNKRLKVFFKTSCKMLPDVQSYNVVGEITGTSKPWEIITVGGHLDSWDLGEGAQDDGAGCVQSIEIIRAFKQMSIKPKRTIRVVLFMNEENGLRGGIAYAKHAEKYKELIVFALESDAGGYTPRGFFTNAKAEVRRKIESWLPLFKNYGVYYLIDGQGGADIGPLEPMGTVLAGLAPDSQRYFDLHHAANDVFEAVSKRELDLGAVNMAAFVWLVSEYGFF, from the coding sequence ATGAAGAAAAAATATTTTTCGATTTATTTATTGTTTTTGTTTAGTGCATTTTATGCCAATGCCCAAAATGCCGATTCCATAATGATCCGCAAAATTGCCGATGAAATTTTAATGCACAGCAAAGCATACGAAAACCTGGAGTTTCTTTGTAAAAAAATAGGGTCAAGACTAAGCGGATCGGTAAATGCATCAAAGGCAATTAACGCTACTGTAGCCATGTTAAAAGCTGCAGGTGCAGATACAGTTTATTTGCAACCCTGTATGGTTCCACATTGGGTTAGGGGCGCCAAAGAAGTTGCGTATGCTATTTTGCCCGGTAATAAAAAGTATCCTTTAAGCGTATGTGCTATTGGCAATACCATAGCCACAAAACCAGGTGCTGTTTCGGCAGAAGTGGTAGAAGTAAAAAGCATGGAAGCCTTGCATGAATTGGGTAATACGGTTAAAGGAAAAATAGTATTTTTTAATTTTAAAATGAATCCGCTTTATTTGGAAACATTCCGGGCTTATGGCGAAGCCGGTAATGGCCGCAGGATAGGGCCGGCACAAGCGGCAAAATATGGAGCTGTTGCTGCAATTGTGCGCTCCCTTGCCAGTAACATAGACGACTATCCGCATACCGGTACCACACAGTATAACGATTCTTTTCCCAAAATTGCGGCTATTGCTATTAGTACAAAAGATGCAGAATGGCTAAGCAATGCAATAATAAATAACAAAAGGCTGAAAGTATTTTTCAAAACCAGCTGTAAAATGCTGCCCGATGTACAATCTTATAATGTAGTTGGGGAAATAACCGGTACCAGTAAACCCTGGGAAATAATTACCGTTGGCGGCCACCTGGATAGTTGGGACTTAGGAGAAGGTGCACAGGATGATGGTGCAGGTTGCGTACAATCCATAGAAATAATAAGGGCATTTAAACAAATGAGCATTAAGCCAAAGCGTACGATTAGGGTAGTTTTATTTATGAATGAAGAAAATGGGCTACGTGGCGGGATTGCTTATGCAAAACATGCGGAAAAGTATAAAGAACTTATTGTATTTGCCCTGGAAAGCGATGCCGGTGGGTATACACCAAGGGGTTTTTTTACTAATGCAAAAGCAGAAGTAAGAAGAAAAATTGAAAGTTGGTTGCCCTTATTTAAAAATTACGGGGTTTATTATTTAATAGATGGCCAGGGTGGCGCCGATATTGGCCCTTTGGAACCCATGGGTACCGTACTTGCTGGTTTAGCGCCAGACAGCCAACGATATTTTGATTTGCACCATGCTGCCAATGATGTGTTTGAAGCAGTAAGCAAGAGAGAGCTGGATCTTGGTGCTGTAAATATGGCAGCCTTTGTATGGCTGGTGAGTGAATATGGGTTTTTTTAA
- a CDS encoding peptidoglycan DD-metalloendopeptidase family protein, producing MPKIVSFLVFFVFTHTAVFSQTREELEKQRVELKKEIEQTEKLLHDNKTKTKENLLQWNLINNKVNLQNRVVDNINKDLRLLDNNIYTIQKDVNKYNRLLDTLKQEYAKSMVYAYKNRSNYDFLNFIFAADNFNDAIKRISYLKSYRSYREMQGQNILRTQELRKKKVEEISGVKVKKKSTLVVQNKEVANLETQKKEQDRILNELKKKGGELSKQMTAKQRQMKKVSNAIAAAIKKAQDDARKEAIARAKAIEKKNKETPTPNVPKTKPDITKKVDSRESVLLNSENIELNASFERNRGSLPWPVDNGYVLMHYGNNKLPSGGDMVITCTSIASTVGTPVKVIFDGEVLSVNLNDEQPFVVIQHGKYFTTYTNLNGINVSKGQSVKRGQVIGRVATNYDGDGSMDFYMSTETGFVDPERWLRRK from the coding sequence ATGCCTAAAATCGTTTCCTTTCTTGTTTTTTTTGTATTTACGCATACGGCCGTTTTTTCCCAAACCCGGGAAGAATTGGAAAAACAGCGTGTAGAACTAAAGAAAGAAATTGAACAAACGGAAAAACTCTTACACGACAATAAGACCAAAACAAAGGAAAACTTATTACAGTGGAATTTAATTAATAATAAAGTAAACCTTCAAAACAGGGTAGTAGATAATATCAACAAAGACCTTAGACTGCTCGATAATAATATTTATACCATTCAAAAAGATGTTAATAAGTACAACCGATTGCTGGATACCTTAAAGCAAGAGTATGCCAAGAGCATGGTTTATGCTTATAAAAACCGGAGCAACTACGATTTCCTGAATTTTATTTTTGCTGCCGATAATTTTAATGATGCCATAAAGCGCATCAGTTATTTAAAAAGTTACCGCAGCTACCGGGAAATGCAGGGCCAAAATATATTGCGTACACAGGAGCTACGTAAAAAAAAGGTAGAAGAAATTAGCGGGGTTAAAGTAAAAAAGAAATCTACCCTTGTTGTACAAAACAAAGAAGTAGCAAACCTGGAAACCCAAAAGAAAGAGCAGGACAGGATATTAAATGAGTTAAAGAAAAAGGGTGGGGAATTAAGCAAGCAAATGACGGCAAAGCAGAGGCAAATGAAAAAAGTATCCAATGCAATAGCCGCAGCAATTAAAAAAGCACAGGATGATGCTCGAAAGGAAGCTATTGCCAGGGCTAAAGCCATTGAGAAAAAAAATAAAGAAACGCCAACACCCAATGTGCCCAAAACAAAACCTGATATAACCAAAAAAGTAGATAGCAGGGAAAGCGTTTTGCTCAACTCGGAAAATATAGAATTAAATGCAAGCTTTGAAAGAAACAGGGGCTCATTACCCTGGCCGGTAGATAATGGATATGTGCTGATGCATTACGGCAATAATAAATTGCCCAGCGGCGGTGATATGGTGATAACCTGTACCTCAATAGCTTCCACTGTAGGCACACCGGTAAAAGTAATTTTTGACGGCGAAGTGCTGTCTGTAAACTTAAATGATGAGCAACCTTTTGTAGTAATACAACACGGGAAATATTTTACCACTTATACCAACCTTAATGGAATAAATGTATCTAAAGGCCAGAGTGTAAAACGTGGGCAGGTAATAGGAAGAGTGGCAACAAATTATGATGGAGATGGCTCAATGGATTTTTATATGAGTACCGAAACGGGTTTTGTTGACCCGGAAAGATGGTTAAGAAGAAAATAA
- a CDS encoding UDP-N-acetylmuramoyl-tripeptide--D-alanyl-D-alanine ligase yields the protein MQIDELYSIYLQHPQIETDTRKISRDCIFFALKGPNFNGNRFVQQALEKGASYCIADEDTGIKDERIILVDNALETLQLLAKKHRQSFSIPFIAITGSNGKTTSKELVSAVLSSTYCCYTTQGNLNNHIGVPLTLLKIKKDAAIAVIEMGANHLYEIESYCQYAMPTHGLITNCGKAHLEGFGSVENIKKAKGELFDYLKANNGTAFILTQTGYLDNMSKGIKHIITYGAADADYTAIALNNNTSLLQLKITKGISEELIQTQLVGSYNLPNVLAAICIGKTFDVPDKKIKTAIENYAPSNSRSQLIEKNGNKIILDAYNANPSSMSLAIENFAGLTGNKVLIIGSMMELGHAADEEHDKIIELIKKYTWKAVALTGNGFKNFPAHFFHFTNAEETAEWYQKQLFTNCLVLIKGSRSMQMEKLLD from the coding sequence ATGCAAATAGATGAGCTATACAGTATTTACCTGCAGCACCCACAAATAGAAACCGATACCCGAAAAATTTCCAGGGATTGTATTTTTTTTGCCTTAAAAGGGCCAAATTTTAATGGCAACCGGTTTGTTCAGCAGGCTTTAGAAAAAGGCGCATCCTACTGCATTGCCGATGAAGATACCGGCATTAAAGATGAAAGGATAATTTTGGTTGATAACGCACTCGAAACTTTACAATTATTAGCAAAAAAACACAGGCAAAGTTTTTCCATACCGTTTATTGCCATTACCGGTTCCAATGGTAAAACCACCAGCAAAGAATTGGTTTCCGCAGTGCTGTCTTCTACCTATTGCTGTTATACAACACAAGGTAACCTCAATAACCATATTGGCGTACCACTTACCCTACTAAAAATTAAAAAAGATGCAGCAATTGCCGTTATAGAAATGGGCGCCAACCACCTGTATGAAATTGAAAGTTATTGCCAATATGCTATGCCCACCCATGGGCTTATTACCAATTGCGGCAAAGCACACCTTGAAGGGTTTGGCAGTGTAGAAAATATTAAAAAAGCAAAGGGTGAATTATTTGATTATTTAAAAGCAAACAATGGCACAGCATTTATTTTAACCCAAACCGGTTACTTAGATAACATGAGTAAGGGCATTAAACACATTATTACTTATGGTGCAGCAGATGCAGATTATACAGCAATAGCATTAAACAACAATACTTCACTTTTACAATTAAAAATTACAAAAGGCATTTCAGAAGAATTGATACAAACACAATTAGTAGGCAGCTATAACCTGCCCAATGTATTGGCAGCTATTTGCATAGGCAAAACTTTTGATGTGCCCGATAAAAAAATAAAAACCGCTATAGAAAATTATGCGCCATCAAACAGCCGGTCGCAGCTTATAGAAAAAAATGGAAACAAAATAATTTTAGATGCCTATAATGCCAATCCCAGCAGCATGTCTCTCGCTATAGAAAATTTTGCCGGCTTAACCGGTAATAAAGTATTAATAATTGGCAGCATGATGGAGCTTGGCCATGCAGCAGATGAGGAACACGATAAAATAATAGAGCTCATTAAAAAATATACATGGAAGGCCGTAGCTTTAACCGGAAATGGTTTCAAGAATTTTCCTGCCCATTTTTTTCATTTCACTAATGCCGAAGAAACTGCCGAATGGTATCAAAAACAACTTTTTACAAATTGCCTGGTTTTAATTAAAGGCTCCCGGAGTATGCAAATGGAAAAACTGTTGGATTGA
- a CDS encoding DUF4292 domain-containing protein yields the protein MNRKGAPAALGIPENNFNKVYKYLLHIAFIAAVFASCKTVKKINTAIAPKDSALISSQLHIADSTEFAAEVKQNLSNHFITAQTFSAKIKVEVTDAQGKQPDVTAVVRMIKDSAIWMSLTATFLNFEFYRVLITKDSVTLLNKREKEVQYRSLNYLQEITSVPFSLNTLQDFFLGNPIFFDSTNVALKKIPNFILVSSILGDFKNLLTLSAENNLLLHCKLDDVDVFRSRTADITYDNYNMVDGKLFSFIRQMLVAEQNKLNLKMEYKQVEFNKDLSVALKIPRNYSIK from the coding sequence ATGAATCGGAAAGGGGCGCCGGCGGCTTTGGGCATACCGGAAAATAATTTTAATAAGGTGTACAAGTATTTATTACATATTGCTTTCATTGCAGCCGTATTTGCATCATGCAAAACGGTAAAAAAAATAAATACCGCCATAGCACCCAAAGACAGCGCCTTAATATCATCGCAGTTACACATTGCCGACTCTACCGAATTTGCAGCAGAAGTGAAGCAAAATTTAAGTAACCATTTTATTACCGCACAAACATTTTCTGCTAAAATAAAAGTAGAAGTAACCGATGCGCAGGGCAAGCAACCCGATGTAACCGCAGTAGTAAGAATGATAAAAGACAGCGCTATTTGGATGTCTCTAACGGCTACATTTTTAAATTTTGAATTTTACCGTGTATTGATAACAAAAGATTCGGTGACATTGCTCAATAAAAGGGAAAAGGAAGTGCAATACCGTTCCTTAAATTATTTGCAGGAAATTACTTCGGTACCGTTTAGTTTAAATACCCTTCAGGATTTTTTCCTGGGCAATCCCATTTTTTTTGATAGTACAAATGTTGCACTTAAAAAAATCCCCAACTTTATTCTGGTATCTTCAATATTGGGTGATTTTAAAAACCTGCTTACCCTCTCTGCTGAAAATAATTTATTACTGCATTGTAAATTAGATGATGTGGATGTTTTCAGGAGCAGAACGGCTGATATTACTTACGATAATTACAATATGGTTGATGGCAAATTGTTTTCTTTTATAAGGCAAATGCTGGTAGCGGAGCAAAATAAACTTAATTTAAAAATGGAGTATAAGCAGGTGGAGTTTAACAAAGATTTATCGGTGGCACTAAAAATACCCAGGAACTATTCCATAAAATAA
- the bshA gene encoding N-acetyl-alpha-D-glucosaminyl L-malate synthase BshA codes for MNIAIVCYPTFGGSGVLATELGKALADEGHNIHFITYQQPVRLSGFHTNIFYHEVRVPTYPLFDFPPYETALTSAMVDVVNNHQVDLLHVHYAIPHASAAYLAKQILARQRKKIPVITTLHGTDITLVGRDKTLSPVVAFSIEASDAVTAVSQNLKNETYKNFNTQKDIEVIYNFVDIERFHRKPVDAFKKLIAPNKEKIIVHASNFRKVKRVEDVVKTFLSINKVLPSKLLMLGDGPERPEIESMTRKCAYSAEIKFLGKQEQMEDILPIADLFLLTSEYESFGLSALEAMAAEVPVISTNAGGLPEIIQNGYCGYMSNIGDTEDMASNAIKILENEALFKTFKKNALEQAKHFSIQNIVPQYEALYNKLV; via the coding sequence ATGAATATTGCCATTGTTTGCTACCCAACTTTTGGCGGAAGCGGTGTATTGGCTACAGAACTTGGTAAAGCGCTTGCAGATGAAGGGCACAACATCCACTTTATTACATACCAGCAGCCAGTAAGGTTAAGCGGTTTCCATACCAATATTTTTTATCATGAAGTAAGGGTACCTACCTACCCGCTTTTTGATTTTCCGCCTTATGAAACTGCACTTACCAGCGCAATGGTTGATGTAGTGAATAACCACCAGGTAGATTTATTGCATGTTCATTATGCCATTCCCCATGCATCAGCAGCTTACCTGGCAAAGCAAATTCTTGCAAGGCAGCGGAAAAAAATACCGGTAATAACCACTTTACATGGAACCGATATTACCCTTGTGGGCAGGGATAAAACCCTTAGCCCCGTAGTGGCATTTTCAATAGAAGCCAGCGATGCGGTTACTGCAGTATCGCAAAACTTAAAAAATGAAACTTATAAAAATTTTAATACCCAAAAAGATATTGAAGTAATCTACAACTTTGTAGATATAGAGCGGTTTCACCGCAAACCAGTTGATGCATTTAAAAAACTCATTGCACCCAATAAAGAAAAAATTATTGTGCATGCATCCAATTTTAGAAAAGTAAAACGTGTGGAGGATGTGGTAAAAACATTTTTATCCATCAACAAAGTTCTTCCATCAAAACTTTTAATGCTGGGAGACGGCCCGGAAAGGCCCGAGATAGAATCTATGACTCGTAAATGTGCATATAGTGCCGAAATAAAATTTTTAGGCAAGCAGGAGCAAATGGAAGATATTTTACCTATTGCCGATTTGTTCCTGCTTACCAGCGAATATGAAAGCTTTGGCTTATCTGCACTGGAAGCAATGGCTGCAGAAGTGCCGGTGATAAGTACCAATGCCGGCGGCCTGCCGGAAATTATCCAAAACGGGTATTGTGGGTATATGAGCAATATTGGCGATACGGAAGATATGGCGAGTAATGCCATTAAAATTTTGGAAAATGAGGCTTTATTTAAAACTTTTAAGAAAAATGCTTTGGAGCAGGCAAAGCATTTTAGCATCCAAAATATTGTACCTCAGTATGAAGCCCTTTACAATAAGCTGGTTTAA
- a CDS encoding 2-C-methyl-D-erythritol 2,4-cyclodiphosphate synthase, which translates to MSYRIGFGIDFHRLQQGPKLFIGGVEIPHSKGAVGHSDADVLLHAICDAMLGALALGDIGVHFPNTDEKYKDIDSKLLLIEVYQLVKQKGYRVVNIDSSVCLEAPKIMPYAPMMRQSIAFLLEITEEDVSIKATTTEKMGFAGREEGLFAFANVLIQKLQ; encoded by the coding sequence ATGAGTTACCGTATAGGTTTTGGCATAGATTTTCACCGGCTGCAGCAAGGGCCCAAGCTTTTTATTGGTGGTGTGGAAATACCTCACAGTAAAGGAGCAGTAGGCCATAGCGATGCAGATGTATTGCTTCACGCCATTTGCGATGCAATGCTCGGGGCATTGGCTTTAGGTGATATTGGAGTTCATTTTCCCAATACAGATGAAAAATATAAGGATATAGACAGTAAGCTTTTATTAATTGAAGTTTATCAACTGGTAAAGCAAAAAGGTTACCGTGTGGTAAATATTGACAGTTCTGTTTGCCTTGAAGCACCCAAAATTATGCCTTATGCACCCATGATGAGGCAATCTATTGCTTTTTTGCTGGAAATTACGGAAGAAGATGTTTCCATAAAAGCAACCACTACGGAAAAAATGGGTTTTGCAGGCAGGGAAGAAGGCCTGTTTGCATTTGCCAATGTGTTGATACAAAAATTGCAATAG
- a CDS encoding SUMF1/EgtB/PvdO family nonheme iron enzyme translates to MHMQKSIFGKSLLVITVSALTLTSCKNGGLFGKKKSKSSVTGWSYDDKNMGNFHVAKVKYPKAGPGLVFVQGGTFVMGAKEDDVMGDWNNVPRRVTVPSFFIDETEVANVHYREYLYWLENTFSADTSIMNKALPDTLVWREELAYNEPFVEYYFRYPSYNFYPVVGVSWRQAYDFCIWRTDRVNELKLMQKGYLKKDAVKREMKGGGADGSFNTETYLMNPEMIQGRGKPKKSDLKDINGKPRTTVKMEDGVLNMGYRLPTEAEWEYAAYGILDQNPAPRKKEGKSGEELISNQQIYSWSKNPNGMRDTRHGSWQGRFLANFKRGSGDNMGIAGGLNDRAAIPGPVKTFYPNAFGLYNMSGNVNEWVGDVYRPMTSLDAQDFNYFRGNKFQKYYKNSSGEFERDSMGRLKKVDISDEEVKNRSNYQRNNVINYMDGDSASQVFYGYGVSSLISDKSRVIKGGSWNDRPYWLSPGSRRFMEEDQGASTVGFRCAQTYLGPPEGQGFKDGNLFGKRKQNKKKKK, encoded by the coding sequence ATGCACATGCAAAAATCAATTTTTGGCAAAAGCCTCCTTGTAATCACAGTATCTGCCCTAACACTTACCTCCTGTAAAAACGGTGGCCTGTTTGGCAAAAAGAAATCTAAATCCAGCGTAACCGGCTGGAGTTACGACGACAAAAACATGGGCAATTTTCATGTTGCCAAAGTAAAGTATCCCAAAGCCGGGCCCGGGCTTGTATTTGTACAAGGCGGTACCTTTGTAATGGGTGCTAAAGAAGATGATGTAATGGGTGACTGGAACAATGTTCCCCGCAGGGTTACCGTACCATCATTTTTTATTGATGAAACCGAAGTAGCCAATGTTCACTACCGTGAATACCTATATTGGCTTGAAAATACTTTTAGCGCAGATACCAGCATAATGAACAAAGCTCTTCCAGACACTTTGGTGTGGAGAGAAGAATTGGCTTATAATGAACCATTCGTGGAGTATTATTTCCGCTATCCTTCTTATAACTTTTACCCGGTAGTTGGTGTTTCCTGGCGCCAGGCTTATGATTTTTGTATTTGGAGAACAGACCGTGTGAACGAACTTAAACTCATGCAAAAAGGCTATTTGAAAAAAGATGCCGTTAAGCGTGAAATGAAAGGTGGTGGCGCCGATGGTTCTTTTAATACTGAGACCTATTTAATGAATCCAGAAATGATCCAGGGCCGTGGCAAACCCAAAAAATCTGATTTAAAAGATATAAACGGGAAACCCCGTACTACAGTAAAAATGGAAGATGGTGTACTTAATATGGGATACCGCCTGCCTACAGAAGCAGAATGGGAATATGCTGCTTATGGTATATTAGACCAAAACCCTGCACCACGTAAAAAAGAAGGAAAAAGTGGTGAAGAGTTGATCAGTAACCAACAAATATATTCCTGGAGCAAAAACCCCAATGGCATGAGGGATACTCGCCATGGAAGCTGGCAGGGAAGGTTTCTGGCAAACTTTAAACGTGGTAGTGGCGATAACATGGGTATTGCAGGTGGTTTGAACGACCGTGCTGCCATTCCTGGCCCTGTAAAAACTTTTTACCCCAATGCTTTTGGCCTTTATAATATGAGTGGGAATGTAAACGAATGGGTGGGTGACGTTTACAGGCCAATGACCTCTTTAGATGCACAGGATTTTAACTACTTCCGTGGAAATAAATTTCAGAAATACTACAAAAACAGCTCAGGCGAATTTGAAAGAGATAGCATGGGCCGCTTGAAAAAAGTGGATATTTCTGATGAAGAAGTTAAAAACAGATCGAACTATCAACGCAATAATGTAATCAACTACATGGATGGCGACTCTGCAAGCCAGGTTTTTTATGGCTATGGTGTATCTTCTTTAATTAGCGATAAATCAAGGGTAATAAAAGGTGGCAGCTGGAACGACAGACCCTATTGGTTATCTCCCGGAAGCCGCAGGTTTATGGAAGAAGACCAGGGAGCAAGTACCGTAGGTTTCCGTTGTGCCCAAACCTATCTTGGCCCGCCTGAAGGCCAAGGATTTAAAGATGGTAACCTCTTTGGAAAGAGGAAACAAAACAAGAAAAAGAAAAAATAA